A genome region from Gossypium hirsutum isolate 1008001.06 chromosome A04, Gossypium_hirsutum_v2.1, whole genome shotgun sequence includes the following:
- the LOC107948662 gene encoding uncharacterized protein, which translates to MPPESSLQKLTVSDCPQLTPVIISNKLQELVLGRMKNEQLNNLYICNYEESSQHRLQAIDFSHLTLIDISECEILKFLFPFTVAHCEPRNLKAPNLKALKIKGCFELEEIIQYLEVSNISFRFLKEVQVTGCNKLKYLFPMSVANSFEQLQTLMIWSCFQLQEIIKVQEVPISMTQDLPLLNKVELVELVNLPQLKGRAINDIVLASPTLHKLKVMGCPQLTRFIVTINIQIRPSIYYLLNFSAFDNFLSK; encoded by the exons ATGCCCCCAGAATCATCTTTACAGAAGTTAACAGTGAGCGATTGTCCTCAATTGACACCTGTTATTATTTCGAATAAATTAcaa GAATTGGTGCTTGGGAGGATGAAAAACGAGCAACTGAACAATTTGTATATATGTAATTATGAGGAATCATCACAACATCGTCTTCAAGCTATTGACTTCTCACATTTGACTCTGATCGATATCTCGGAATGTGAAATATTGAAATTTCTCTTTCCATTTACTGTTGCTCATTGTGAGCCTAGAAACCTAAAAGCACCCAATTTAAAAGCGTTGAAGATAAAAGGGTGCTTTGAATTGGAAGAAATAATCCAATACTTAGAAGTATCAAACATAAGCTTCCGATTCTTAAAAGAAGTACAAGTTACAGGCtgcaataaattaaaatatctcttCCCAATGTCTGTTGCTAATAGTTTTGAGCAATTACAAACTCTGATGATATGGAGTTGTTTCCAATTGCAAGAAATAATCAAAGTACAAGAAGTGCCAATCTCAATGACTCAAGATCTTCCGTTATTGAATAAAGTTGAGTTGGTTGAGTTGGTTAATTTGCCTCAATTGAAGGGAAGGGCTATAAATGACATCGTGCTTGCATCACCAACTTTGCACAAGTTAAAAGTGATGGGTTGCCCTCAATTGACACGTTTTATCGTTACAATTAATATACAAATAAGACCttctatatattatttattgaatttttcagcttttgataattttttgtCTAAATAA